In one window of Scylla paramamosain isolate STU-SP2022 chromosome 36, ASM3559412v1, whole genome shotgun sequence DNA:
- the LOC135090913 gene encoding uncharacterized protein LOC135090913, with protein MEEPGAERSSSPSGSEDSEGESKHGDTVENGRESEEEQEEHSKGEAEDSSSSDSDGSGEDDSEHSAKSDPGDARNSGGGGDGAEEGHGREYSSGGGGYPMEGEAYPLADLPLEVITTVEPTNYAYPVLKNMSNGVLTHRNIFTEAERSVLVGIINKYRNIVDTRSRTREIYLEKQNVWQQIVEEYNSTENIMVRTEKELRKCWDNMKYRAKQAEKEMFKTEMKAEDEGEPGIKTEPPDHDTFHFASDYEAVNEDVWQCGEPSGEEEREPALKKARQESPKLSSLLLAAAHKRSPGKKASKSSSGSTSKSSSSISNTSNNFPYSIPSCTKVMHVKKKGQSGTTAGSVNISSQEIPILPKGLASCLSITNIPNPSGTLGNSSQESASPGTSPVQAALKPMPSLKKMVPSKHQHSTAKGSGMRSSRKSNGLSSKARGHTTAPGPEQPPSPVLGEAESEERLLSSRLVTQRLQLEQREHELRMRLLEKELQAHTFQCQYWNLRLKLLRAGREGGGSGGGGALNLAGATNGDID; from the exons ATGGAGGAGCCCGGGGCCGAGCGGTCGTCCTCGCCCTCGGGCAGCGAGGACAGTGAGGGCGAGAGCAAACACGGAGATACTGTGGAGAACGGGAGAGAGtctgaggaggagcaggaggagcacaGCAAGGGGGAAGCCGaggactcctcctcctcagacagTGACGGCAGTGGCGAGGATGACTCCGAGCACTCAGCCAAGTCTGACCCTGGGGATGCAAGgaatagtggtggcggtggtgatggtgccgaGGAGGGCCATGGGAGGGAGTACAGTAGTGGGGGTGGAGGCTACCCCATGGAGGGTGAGGCATACCCCCTAGCTGACCTTCCCCTGGAGGTGATCACTACAGTGGAGCCGACCAACTATGCCTACCCAGTGCTGAAGAACATGTCAAATGGGGTGCTGACTCACCGCAACATCTTCACTGAGGCTGAGCGCTCGGTGCTGGTGGGAATCATCAACAAGTACCGCAACATTGTGGACACCAGGAGCAGGACGAGGGAGATCTACCTGGAGAAGCAGAATGTGTGGCAGCAGATTGTGGAGGAGTACAACAGCACGGAGAACATCATGGTGCGCACAGAGAAGGAGCTACGCAAGTGCTGGGACAACATGAAGTACCGTGCCAAGCAGGCCGAGAAGGAAATGTTCAAGACGGAGATGAAGGCAGAGGATGAGGGCGAGCCGGGCATCAAGACGGAGCCACCGGACCACGACACCTTCCACTTTGCCTCAG ACTATGAGGCAGTGAATGAGGATGTCTGGCAGTGTGGCGAGCCTagcggggaggaagagagggagccAGCCCTCAAAAAGGCACGGCAAGAGTCCCCCAAACTATCCAGCCTTTTGTTGGCTGCTGCACACAAACGTTCTCCAGGGAAGAAAGCcagcaaaagtagtagtggcTCAACCAGcaagagtagcagcagcatcagcaacacCAGTAATAACTTTCCATACAGCATCCCGTCATGCACTAAAGTAATGCACGTTAAGAAGAAAGGACAGTCGGGTACTACTGCTGGTTCTGTTAATATCTCGTCCCAGGAAATTCCCATCCTACCCAAGGGTCTGGCCTCCTGCCTCTCCATTACCAACATCCCTAACCCATCAGGCACGCTGGGGAACTCCAGTCAGGAATCTGCCTCCCCAGGCACCTCACCCGTCCAGGCTGCTCTCAAGCCCATGCCTAGCCTCAAAAAGATGGTGCCCTCCAAgcaccagcacagcacagccaaGGGCTCCGGCATGCGCTCCAGCAGGAAGTCCAATGGACTTTCCTCCAAGGCCAGGGGACACACCACAGCTCCTGGCCCAGAGCAGCCACCCTCCCCAGTGCTGGGCGAGGCAGAGAGTGAAGAGCGGCTGCTCAGCTCCCGGTTGGTGACGCAGCGCCTCCAGCTGGAACAGCGCGAGCACGAGCTGCGTATGCGGTTGTTGGAGAAGGAGCTGCAAGCGCACACCTTCCAATGCCAGTACTGGAACCTGCGGCTGAAGCTGCTGCGGGCAGGCCGggagggtggtggcagtggtggtggtggggcccTCAACCTCGCTGGTGCTACTA